In Torulaspora globosa chromosome 1, complete sequence, a genomic segment contains:
- the NCB2 gene encoding negative cofactor 2 transcription regulator complex subunit NCB2 (ancestral locus Anc_5.489), which produces MANELEDVSLPKATVQKIISEVLEPDLTFSKEAREIIIKSGIEFIMILSSMASEMAENDAKKTIAPEHVIKALEELEYNEFVPFLEQQLAEYKGSQRIKEKRDAKFKKSGLSEEELLRQQEELFRQSRSRLQSSVSGASSDGGSTGVKAEDDH; this is translated from the coding sequence ATGGCTAATGAGTTGGAAGACGTGTCTTTGCCCAAGGCCACGGTTCAAAAAATAATATCCGAGGTGCTGGAACCGGATTTAACGTTCAGCAAAGAGGCGCGcgagatcatcatcaagtCGGGCATCGAGTTCATAATGATCCTGTCGTCGATGGCGTCCGAGATGGCTGAGAACGACGCTAAGAAGACGATAGCGCCGGAACACGTGATCAAAGCACTAGAAGAACTGGAGTATAACGAGTTCGTACCGTTTCTGGAGCAGCAATTGGCAGAGTATAAGGGCTCTCAGCGGATCAAGGAGAAGCGGGATgccaagttcaagaagtcgGGTCTTTCCGAGGAGGAATTGCTACGACAGCAGGAGGAGCTTTTTAGACAGTCGCGGTCCAGATTGCAATCGAGCGTGAGTGGAGCGAGCAGCGACGGGGGGAGTACTGGGGTAAAGGCCGAGGATGATCATTAA
- the UTP5 gene encoding Utp5p (ancestral locus Anc_5.490), translated as MSALDLPVVASEYDCDGRYLCYVTVVLNKQRVSVQLAERGTAINENVLYLDDSNLKVCALKWGRLVSTDTVCVFLALNNGEIWIYSPLANEVVHKLSTGNGSQVNDVAVSKSGDTLWCVDAQDRIYQFGLDDLSLKRQFQVDSCSALNRICPLGDDSRKVLVASHSVFLVDVDTKTVVQTFPGHTTPVTHLVSLTEDYFVTGAANDRFLNVYDLDTGSTKSVLVLQSEVLEFSHSGEHSIAVTTEEGVEIFANPLVSNVANKKRRGNISKQCTKAINVNYNLNGNVSRLPVLNVSINGDIINLVWLQNATIPYFAHLKWQELPIQYTFDVAAATDGRSGKDDRSLHGKEVSAVTGYREGNVRITHGDNFKHVDDAIKQWEQEVSQRESEDVDNATESLADKLELATMHVSKKKSSNATTAGTVTIVLSQALQSSDHSLLETVLNNRDEKVIRDTIFRLRPALAVILLERLAERIARQTHRQGALNVWVKWCLIIHGGYLVTIPNLMSSLSSLHSTLKGRSALLPRLLALETRLDSVLNRLHPIHNIDDAVIRTSSLHDEANQQDEDDDDEADVEYNEELDDAGLIEDGEDDYEYDESDASEDDLPNGLAAGNHPEDLEASDNEEAGYSDVEM; from the coding sequence ATGTCCGCTCTAGATTTGCCTGTGGTTGCTTCTGAGTACGATTGCGATGGCAGATATCTTTGTTACGTGACAGTGGTGCTGAACAAGCAGCGGGTAAGCGTGCAGTTGGCAGAGCGTGGGACGGCGATTAATGAGAACGTATTGTATCTTGATGACTCGAATTTGAAGGTGTGCGCCCTGAAGTGGGGACGACTGGTCAGTACCGATACTGTGTGTGTGTTTTTGGCGTTGAACAACGGTGAGATTTGGATTTACTCGCCGTTAGCCAACGAAGTGGTTCACAAATTGTCGACGGGGAATGGCTCGCAGGTGAACGACGTTGCTGTGAGCAAGAGTGGTGACACGCTGTGGTGCGTCGACGCGCAGGACAGAATTTATCAGTTCGGTTTGGACGATCTGAGTCTGAAGCGGCAGTTCCAAGTGGATTCGTGTAGCGCGTTGAATCGTATCTGTCCGCTGGGGGATGATTCCAGGAAAGTGCTGGTCGCATCGCATTCGGTCTTTCTTGTCGACGTCGATACCAAGACGGTCGTACAGACGTTTCCAGGCCACACTACTCCGGTGACACACTTGGTCAGTTTGACAGAGGATTACTTTGTGACCGGGGCCGCAAATGATAGGTTTCTGAACGTTTACGACCTGGACACCGGCTCTACGAAGAGCGTGCTGGTGTTGCAGTCGGAGGTGTTGGAGTTCTCCCATTCGGGAGAACACTCCATAGCCGTCACTACAGAGGAGGGTGTGGAGATATTTGCTAATCCCCTCGTGAGCAATGTGGcgaacaagaagagaagaggTAACATCTCCAAGCAGTGCACGAAGGCGATAAATGTGAACTATAACCTGAACGGGAATGTGTCAAGACTGCCGGTTTTGAACGTTTCCATAAACGGCGATATTATCAATCTGGTTTGGCTGCAAAACGCTACGATACCGTATTTTGCACATCTCAAATGGCAAGAGCTGCCCATACAGTACACTTTCGACGTGGCCGCCGCCACAGACGGGCGCTCCGGGAAGGACGACCGCTCTTTGCATGGTAAAGAGGTTTCCGCTGTGACAGGCTATAGGGAGGGCAATGTCAGGATCACCCACGGCGATAATTTCAAGCATGTCGATGACGCCATCAAACAGTGGGAACAGGAGGTGTCACAACGGGAGTCTGAAGACGTCGACAATGCGACAGAATCGTTGGCCGATAAATTGGAGCTGGCGACAATGCAtgtctcgaagaaaaaaagcAGCAATGCCACAACGGCAGGTACCGTTACCATCGTTCTCTCGCAAGCGCTTCAGTCCAGCGACCATTCCCTGCTGGAGACGGTACTTAACAACCGCGACGAAAAGGTCATCAGGGACACCATATTCAGATTGCGGCCGGCGTTGGCTGTTATCCTTCTCGAGCGGCTGGCGGAGCGCATCGCTCGCCAGACCCATCGCCAGGGCGCGCTGAATGTGTGGGTCAAGTGGTGTCTGATCATTCACGGTGGCTATCTGGTGACCATCCCCAACCTCATGTCTTCACTATCCTCACTGCACTCCACTCTGAAAGGCCGTTCAGCCTTGCTACCACGGCTCCTGGCGCTCGAAACAAGACTCGATTCGGTACTAAACAGACTGCATCCCATCCACAATATCGACGATGCTGTAATAAGAACGTCCTCTCTGCACGACGAGGCGAACCAACaagacgaagacgacgatgacgaagctGACGTCGAGTACAACGAAGAGCTAGACGACGCAGGACTGATAGAAGACGGCGAGGACGACTACGAATACGATGAGAGCGACGCAAGCGAGGATGATTTACCCAACGGTCTCGCCGCTGGCAACCACCCGGAGGATCTTGAAGCCTCAGATAACGAAGAGGCTGGCTACAGCGACGTAGAAATGTGA
- the HPT1 gene encoding hypoxanthine phosphoribosyltransferase (ancestral locus Anc_5.491) has translation MSEEKVYISYNNVHQLCQETAPKIRNFNPDIIIAIGGGGFIPARILRTFLREPNTPNIRIFAIIVSLYENVQTAAGGTVEQIGVKVHRTQWIDYEQCKLDLVGKNVLIVDEVDDTRTTLHYALSELQKDADEQAKAKGIDVEKNPEFKTTFGVFVLHDKKKPKRADLPPEILEDSKRYFAARTVPDVWLAYPWESKDIVYHTKMAVEQGNDVFLP, from the coding sequence ATGTCTGAGGAGAAGGTGTATATTTCTTATAACAACGTTCACCAATTATGTCAAGAAACCGCTCCAAAAATCAGGAACTTTAACCCCGATATCATCATTGCCATCGGCGGTGGTGGGTTCATTCCAGCAAGAATCTTGCGTACGTTTTTGCGAGAGCCCAACACGCCCAATATCAGGATTTTTGCCATCATTGTGTCGCTATATGAGAATGTGCAGACTGCTGCGGGTGGTACAGTCGAGCAAATCGGGGTCAAGGTGCATAGAACTCAATGGATCGATTACGAGCAATGCAAGCTTGACTTGGTGGGCAAGAATGTGTTGATTGTCGACGAAGTCGACGATACCCGTACAACGCTGCACTATGCTTTGAGCGAGCTGCAAAAGGATGCGGATGAGCAGGCCAAGGCAAAGGGAATCGATGTCGAGAAAAATCCGGAGTTCAAGACCACCTTTGGAGTGTTTGTGTTGCacgacaagaagaagccaaagcGGGCCGATCTTCCTCCGGAGATCTTGGAGGACAGCAAGCGTTATTTCGCCGCCAGAACAGTGCCAGACGTATGGCTGGCATACCCTTGGGAGTCCAAAGACATCGTGTATCACACTAAGATGGCCGTTGAGCAGGGCAACGACGTGTTTCTGCCATAG
- the URH1 gene encoding trifunctional uridine nucleosidase/nicotinamide riboside hydrolase/nicotinic acid riboside hydrolase (ancestral locus Anc_5.492) — protein sequence MTISAIPIWLDCDPGHDDVIAILLSCFHPAFKLVGLSASYGNAPLENTTYNARSVITAFGKGHEVTVYPGAKKPWVLEPEYASDVHGASGLDGTTLLPVPDCELNVKESYLDAMEKAIVAYGGEISLVSTGALTSVATLLRDRPHLKKLIKYISIMGGGFDVGNRNSHDSAEFNIWIDPHAANFIFSDPDIKNKCILLPLNVTHKAIATAEVQERIHANGRSKMRELFYELFKFFEHCYKDAQGFDHPPTHDPLTLMPLLEFYGWEASSVIQFSYRRLDIYAVEHENSPDLGKTCIEKEYELSEGAGIMVGFDLNIEYFWEQVYNALNQAEQASTIERGR from the coding sequence ATGACTATCAGTGCGATCCCTATATGGCTGGACTGTGACCCTGGACATGACGACGTTATAGCGATCCTTCTCAGCTGCTTCCATCCGGCTTTCAAGTTAGTCGGTCTAAGTGCATCTTATGGCAATGCCCCCTTGGAGAACACGACCTATAATGCCAGATCGGTGATTACGGCATTCGGTAAGGGGCATGAGGTTACGGTTTATCCTGGCGCCAAGAAACCATGGGTACTTGAACCGGAATACGCTTCCGATGTGCATGGTGCTTCAGGTCTCGATGGAACAACCTTGCTACCGGTTCCAGATTGTGAGCTGAACGTTAAGGAAAGCTATCTGGATGCCATGGAGAAGGCGATAGTGGCCTACGGTGGCGAGATAAGCCTTGTTTCGACAGGTGCCTTGACCTCTGTTGCGACCCTTCTGCGCGATCGACCAcatctgaagaaattgatcaagtaCATCAGCATCATGGGTGGAGGGTTTGATGTTGGTAATCGTAATTCCCATGATTCAGCAGAGTTTAACATCTGGATTGATCCACATGCGgcaaatttcatcttcagtgATCCTGACATCAAGAATAAGTGTATACTGCTGCCTCTGAACGTCACACATAAGGCAATTGCTACCGCTGAAGTACAGGAACGCATCCATGCTAATGGCAGAAGTAAGATGCGCGAGCTGTTTTATGAACTATTTAAATTTTTTGAGCATTGTTACAAGGATGCCCAGGGCTTTGACCATCCGCCCACACACGATCCCTTGACTCTAATGCCTTTGCTAGAGTTTTACGGCTGGGAAGCATCCTCGGTTATTCAGTTCAGCTACAGGAGATTGGACATTTACGCCGTCGAGCATGAAAACAGCCCAGATTTGGGAAAAACCTGCATCGAAAAGGAATATGAGCTTTCTGAAGGAGCTGGTATTATGGTGGGGTTTGATCTTAATATCGAGTATTTCTGGGAGCAAGTTTACAATGCATTGAACCAAGCGGAACAGGCATCGACTATTGAACGAGGGCGTTAG
- the DIT2 gene encoding putative cytochrome P450 (ancestral locus Anc_5.493): protein MTWAAALISVFFILVGHLIFKIVVPPLNFPRNIPTIPFYVIFLPSIMNIDQRKLYDMYLREPLEKYGAAKLFFGSRWNIIVTRPELMAHVFKEEDTFAKSGNQKKIPYAVIAAYTGDNVISAHGQVWRTYRSVVTHGLQHFDEAPFYNNAKLFCDGIEKMSKMDDKKRQDILMGPLIQRLCLDNISQVALGFDFGALTQDDNQLHKHLTNIKKQIFHPFFLTFPFLDLLPIPSRRKAFRDVESFRKQLVSKVQEQLVKNYKFEQTSFASSDLIRAYNNEVIDYKQLTDNIVIILVAGHENPQVLLTTSLYLLGKYNETWQRRLRAEVDAVNGSKELSELPLLNSFIFEAIRLMPPLNTIINRKTTKACRLGPEIVIPKGTYVGYNNFGTSHDPKYWGSDADEFIPERWGDDIQTIFKNWRHAKNAYMMTAFHGGRRACLGEKLALTEMRITIAEVLRRFEWTLAPDWQERMTPAGPLSPSNLKLLFKRRLEPKESCSL, encoded by the coding sequence ATGACTTGGGCCGCCGCTCTGATTTCTGTCTTCTTTATCCTCGTCGGgcatttgatcttcaagatcgtTGTTCCGCCGCTCaattttccaagaaataTTCCAACAATACCATTTTATGTGATCTTTTTACCCTCAATTATGAACATTGATCAAAGGAAACTTTATGATATGTATTTAAGAGAACCTCTGGAAAAATACGGTGCTGCTaagctcttctttggatcgCGCTGGAACATCATCGTAACTAGACCGGAGCTTATGGCACATgtcttcaaggaagaggATACTTTTGCGAAAAGTGGTAACCAGAAAAAGATTCCTTATGCTGTTATCGCCGCCTATACTGGGGATAATGTTATCAGTGCTCACGGTCAGGTTTGGAGGACTTACCGCTCCGTTGTCACGCATGGGCTTCAGCATTTTGATGAAGCTCCATTTTACAATAATGCGAAATTGTTCTGTGATGGGATCGAGAAGATGAGTAAGATGGATGATAAGAAACGTCAGGATATTCTTATGGGTCCTTTGATCCAGCGTTTGTGCCTCGACAATATATCGCAGGTTGCTTTAGGCTTTGATTTCGGTGCCTTGACCCAGGACGATAATCAGCTCCATAAACATTTGACGAATATCAAGAAACAAATTTTCCACCCATTTTTCCTGACTTTCCCCTTCCTCGACTTACTTCCTATTCCATCTAGACGGAAGGCTTTCAGAGACGTTGAGAGTTTTCGTAAACAGCTTGTGTCAAAAGTACAGGAGCAATTAGTCAAGAATTACAAATTCGAGCAAACGTCCTTTGCATCGAGCGATTTAATTCGTGCCTATAATAATGAGGTTATCGACTACAAGCAACTGACTGACAACATTGTGATAATTCTAGTTGCTGGTCACGAAAATCCACAAGTCCTGTTGACAACTTCGTTGTATCTGCTAGGTAAATACAACGAAACTTGGCAGCGCAGACTCAGAGCGGAAGTGGACGCTGTCAACGGCTCTAAAGAGCTCTCCGAACTTCCACTACTGAACTCCTTTATATTCGAGGCTATCAGGTTAATGCCACCACTTAATACAATTATAAACAGGAAGACAACTAAAGCCTGCCGTTTGGGTCCTGAAATTGTCATACCAAAGGGGACTTATGTCGGCTACAACAACTTCGGAACTAGTCACGATCCTAAATACTGGGGATCTGACGCGGATGAATTCATCCCCGAGAGGTGGGGAGACGATATCCAGaccatcttcaagaattggagACATGCTAAGAACGCATACATGATGACCGCTTTCCACGGTGGACGTAGAGCATGCTTGGGAGAGAAGTTAGCGTTAACAGAGATGAGAATTACTATTGCAGAAGTTCTTAGAAGGTTTGAATGGACACTAGCACCAGATTGGCAGGAAAGAATGACTCCTGCCGGTCCCCTGAGTCCGTCCAATCTGAAGTTACTTTTCAAAAGACGTTTGGAGCCCAAAGAGTCTTGCTCTCTGTGA
- the DIT1 gene encoding Dit1p (ancestral locus Anc_5.494), which yields MTIIEKFIPITEGKPTGATLKKAVLSAKEDIAIPHNLSDLSTYSKFLALYARNPEDAAYYSIEEKQDCKIKQEWELLFKYLQGTEPTESSISENLVEYIVPSDVADRFTNSLGLPVKVSEYMKEGESQIRGCITTIENENDFNDWFIFHILDQTRLALSGVPFESANAGQSYHEKFADFFQESLKNTIIDDQWEAGGRDYFIKRAKYFTDRNLKIECVLPAFPCKSSNSDKVGGIYPDKGEEFALRRLMKATQDAQKVYPPGMKIWIVSDGHVFSDCIGVDDDVVSSYTAKLHQLYEKIKIPGVDAIGFCGLNDLFFSGAAASKFKTEWIADVELDHLTGTQICPVSDVSRGILMRGCDTDDGRLRKQISIDGHPRLHLYRGFSRFMLEDLSRLSYFEGSSRKGFKKTISRIAFNMIRRNDAYSNLVELIFPHHMRLSIHAHTNSGPKFGIKVISSEQCRIVKSLDDLEEPKFEDLLHIPTPWHNCVVKVDDNHYVLTKASVVKEALENGSYVGQWVETSLELGEGGHYRIRKFE from the coding sequence ATGACAATTATCGAGAAATTCATTCCGATCACGGAAGGAAAGCCCACAGGTGCCACGTTGAAAAAAGCAGTGCTCAGCGCCAAAGAGGACATCGCAATTCCGCATAATCTGAGTGACCTTTCAACGTATAGCAAATTCTTGGCTCTATATGCGAGGAACCCAGAGGATGCAGCTTACTACTCTATAGAAGAGAAGCAAGATTGCAAAATTAAGCAGGAATGGGAGCTCCTATTCAAATATCTTCAGGGTACCGAGCCAACCGAATCTTCGATCAGTGAAAATTTGGTTGAATACATTGTGCCATCAGATGTTGCTGACCGTTTCACCAATTCTTTAGGATTGCCAGTCAAAGTCTCGGAATACATGAAGGAAGGTGAGTCACAAATCAGGGGCTGTATAACCACCATAGAGAATGAAAATGATTTTAATGACTGGTTTATCTTTCACATATTGGATCAAACACGGCTTGCGCTCAGTGGAGTACCATTCGAAAGCGCAAATGCTGGCCAGAGTTATCATGAGAAATTTGctgatttttttcaagaaagcttgaaaaaCACTATTATCGATGACCAGTGGGAGGCTGGAGGACGTGATTACTTCATCAAGCGAGCCAAGTATTTCACCGACAGGAACTTGAAAATCGAGTGTGTTTTGCCAGCGTTCCCTTGTAAGTCATCCAATTCTGATAAAGTTGGAGGAATATATCCAGACAAGGGCGAAGAATTTGCATTGCGAAGACTCATGAAGGCTACGCAGGATGCGCAAAAAGTATATCCACCTGGAATGAAAATTTGGATTGTGAGCGATGGCCACGTTTTTTCTGACTGCATTGGAGTTGACGACGACGTTGTCAGCAGTTATACAGCCAAGTTGCACCAACTGTACGAGAAGATTAAAATTCCTGGTGTCGACGCCATCGGTTTCTGCGGGTTGAATGATTTGTTCTTCAGTGGTGCTGCAGCTTCCAAATTCAAGACTGAATGGATTGCAGACGTGGAGCTCGACCATTTGACGGGTACCCAAATTTGCCCTGTGTCCGACGTCTCCAGGGGCATCTTGATGAGAGGTTGTGACACAGATGACGGAAGACTCAGAAAACAGATTAGCATCGACGGTCATCCAAGATTGCACCTGTATAGGGGTTTCTCCCGTTTTATGCTGGAAGATCTCTCTCGTCTGTCGTACTTTGAGGGCAGCTCGAGGAAGGGTTTTAAAAAGACAATTTCTAGGATCGCATTCAATATgatcagaagaaatgatgCCTATTCCAACCTTGTGGAGCTAATTTTCCCACATCACATGAGATTGTCAATTCATGCTCACACAAACAGTGGCCCAAAATTCGGTATCAAAGTTATCTCTTCGGAGCAGTGTCGCATTGTCAAGTCTCTGGATGACTTGGAGGAgccaaaatttgaagacCTCCTGCACATTCCAACGCCATGGCATAACTGTGTTGTGAAGGTTGACGATAACCATTACGTTCTGACGAAGGCAAGCGTCGTCAAGGAAGCTCTAGAAAATGGTTCGTATGTGGGACAATGGGTCGAGACAAGTCTCGAACTTGGTGAAGGCGGACATTATAGGATCAGAAAGTTCGAGTAA
- the RPB7 gene encoding DNA-directed RNA polymerase II subunit RPB7 (ancestral locus Anc_5.495), whose product MFFVKDLSLNITLHPSFFGPRMKDYLKTKLLQEVEGSCTGKFGYILCVLDYDTIDIERGRILPTDGSADFTVRYRAVVFKPFKGEVVDGVVVSCSQHGFEVQVGPMKVFVTKHLMPQDLVFNAGSNPPSYQSSEDVITIKSRIRVKIEGCISQVSSIHAIGSIKEDYLGAI is encoded by the coding sequence ATGTTTTTTGTTAAGGATCTTTCGCTGAATATCACCCTTCATCCGTCGTTTTTTGGTCCCCGTATGAAGGATTACTTGAAAACCAAGCTTTTGCAAGAAGTTGAGGGATCGTGTACCGGTAAATTTGGCTATATCCTTTGTGTTTTGGATTATGATACGATTGACATTGAACGTGGTAGAATTTTGCCTACGGATGGATCTGCGGATTTCACCGTTAGATACAGAGCCGTGGTTTTCAAGCCTTTCAAAGGTGAAGTAGTCGATGGGGTTGTTGTTTCTTGTTCACAACACGGGTTTGAAGTGCAGGTGGGTCCAATGAAGGTTTTTGTCACCAAACATCTGATGCCGCAGGACTTGGTGTTTAACGCCGGCTCGAATCCGCCATCTTATCAGAGCTCCGAGGATGTCATCACGATCAAGAGTAGGATTCGGGTCAAAATCGAGGGTTGTATCAGTCAGGTGAGCTCGATCCACGCGATCGGCAGTATCAAAGAAGATTATCTGGGCGCTATATGA
- the MRPL23 gene encoding mitochondrial 54S ribosomal protein uL13m (ancestral locus Anc_5.496), producing MSQKVGHTSLAFARLWHHVDLARDKRTLGRLASAIAITLIGKHKPVYHQSQDCGDYVVVTNCQSLRVTGKKFEQKKYWSHSTKPGHLKLTPMEKVVADKGFGEVLKRAVSGMLPKNKLRKPRLERLKVFDGADHPYKQNITAFAYEQPYVQAKLDKVRVDGKSE from the coding sequence ATGTCTCAGAAAGTTGGCCACACATCTTTAGCTTTTGCACGTCTGTGGCACCATGTAGATCTCGCCAGGGACAAAAGGACGCTTGGTAGATTGGCATCTGCGATTGCCATAACGCTAATTGGAAAACACAAACCGGTGTACCATCAAAGTCAGGATTGCGGAGATTATGTGGTGGTGACGAATTGCCAGAGCTTACGGGTTACCGGTAAGAAGTTTGAACAGAAAAAGTACTGGTCGCATTCGACAAAGCCTGGCCATTTGAAGCTGACTCCGATGGAAAAAGTGGTTGCAGATAAAGGGTTTGGAGAAGTACTAAAGCGTGCTGTTAGCGGTATGCTGCCCAAGAATAAGCTGCGTAAACCTAGGTTGGAGAGATTGAAGGTGTTTGATGGAGCGGACCACCCGTACAAGCAGAACATTACTGCGTTTGCATACGAGCAACCATACGTGCAAGCTAAGTTGGACAAGGTGAGGGTTGATGGGAAGTCTGAATGA